The following DNA comes from Mesorhizobium sp. B2-1-8.
AGTCGGCAATGTCGCGCTCGACCAGCGCTGCAAGGGCTTCGGCGACGGCTTTGCAGGCAATGTGAAGGTTCTGCCGGTTTCCAATGATCCCGCCGACGTCCGCGCCAAGGTGAAGGCGGCGTTGAGCGCGAACGGCGACATCGACACCATCATGGCGCTCGGCGCCAGCACCGCCGGCGAACCATCGCTGGCCGCCGTCAAGGATGTCGGCAAGCTGGGCAAGATCAATGTCGCCACCTTCGACCTTTCGGCGGACTTCCTGAAGGCGGTCGCGGCCGGCGACGCCGCCTTTGCCATCGACCAGCAGCAGTTCCTGCAGGGATATCTGCCGGTCGTCTTCCTGGCGAATTATGCGAAATACGGCCTGATCCCGGGCGGCAACGTGCCTTCCGGCCCGAACCTGATCACCAAGGACAAGGCGGCGCAGGTCGTCGAATTGTCGGCCAAGGGCATTCGCTGAATCAAGCATTGCCCAATGCCGATTGTCGACGGTCCCTCCCCGGTTTCGGGGAGGGCGCTCGACCGCCAGCCGCAAGTTCCGCAACACCGTCCGGACACGAGCACCTCGGCAACTTCGCACGCTATGGGGAGGAATCATGGCTCAGATCGAACAACAGAGCGCCGCTGCCGCGAAACCCGATGAGCGGATCAGGCAAGTCGGTTTTCTCACACATATGATGCGCCGGCCCGAGCTCGGCGCCGTCGCCGGGCTGGTCCTGGTGGTGGTGTTCTTCTTCTTCACCGCCGACCCCTCGATGTTTTCGCTTTCCGGCCTGATGACCATCCTGGCGCCGGCGTCGCAACTGGGGATCCTGGCCGTCGCCGCCTCGCTCTTGATGATCGGCGGCGAGTTCGATCTTTCGATCGGCTCGATGGTGGCCTTCACCGGCCTGATCTTCGGCGCGCTGTTGACCAATTTCGGTCAGTCGCTTTGGATCTCCATCGTCTTCACGCTGCTGCTTGCGGCCGTCATGGGCGCGGTCAACGGGCAGATCGTCATCAGGACGCGGCTGCCCTCGTTCATCGTTACGCTTGCCTTCCTGTTCATCCTGCGTGGCCTGACCCTGGTCGGCCTCAAATGGGCGACTGGCGGCTCGACCCAACTGCGCGGGATAGAGGATGTCGTCGGCGACGGATTGCTGAAGCAGGTGTTTTCGGGCGTCGCCTTCCAACCCTTGTTCAACTGGCTGGCCGAGCATGATCTCATCGAGAAATTCGACAATGGCGTGCCCAAGGTGACGGGTGTGCCGGTCTCGGTTCTCTGGTTCGTCGGGATCACGGGGGTCGCCACCTGGATGCTGCTGCGCACGCGCGTCGGCAACTGGATCTTCGCGGCAGGCGGCGATCCGGTCGCGGCGAGAAATTCCGGCGTGCCTGTCGACCGCGTGAAGACGGGGCTCTTCGCCCTGACGGCGTGCGCGGCGGCGCTCGTTGCCATCATCACTGTGCTGGATGCAGGCTCGACGGACGCGCGCCGCGGCTTTCAGAAGGAATTCGAGGCCATCATTGCGGCCGTCATCGGCGGCAGTCTGCTGACTGGCGGCTATGGCTCGGCGATCGGCGCCTTCTTCGGTGCCATCATCTTCGGCCTCGTCTCCATCGGCCTGACATACACCCAGTTCGACTCCGACTGGTTCCAGGTGTTCCTGGGCTCGATGCTGCTTCTGGCCGTCCTCTTCAACAACTTCATCCGCCGCAAGGTGACAGGGGAGCGCTGATCATGGCTGATGGCAAGACAGTGACCTCGCCGCCCGTCATCGAGGTCAACAACATCGTCAAGCACTATGGTTCCGTCATCGCGCTGTCGGGCGTTTCGATGAAGGTGTCGCAAGGCGAGGTGCTGTGCCTGCTGGGCGACAATGGCGCCGGCAAGTCGACGCTCATCAAGACGCTTTCCGGTGTTGTTCGTCCGACCAGCGGCGACTTCCTCGTCGAGGGCAAAAGTGTCAACTTCAACAGCCCTCGCGACGCGCTCGATGCCGGCATTGCCACGGTCTATCAGGATTTGGCGATGATCCCGCTGATGTCGATCACCCGCAATTTTTTCATGGGCCGCGAGCCGCTCAAGGGCATCCCGCCGTTCCGTCACATCGACTTCAAGCACTGCAATGCCGTGACGCATGAGGAGATGCGCAAGATTGGCATCGACATCCGCGACCCCAACCAGGCGGTCGGCACGCTCTCGGGCGGCGAGCGGCAATGCGTGGCCATCGCGCGCGCCGTCTACTTCGGGGCCAAGGTCCTGATTCTCGATGAACCGACTTCGGCGCTGGGCGTCGCCCAGACATCGATGGTGCTGAAATACATCCATCAGGTTCAGCAGAAGGGCCTAGGCGTGATCTTCATCACCCACAATGTCCGTCATGCCTATGCTGTCGGCAGCCGGTTCACCGTGCTCAACCGGGGCAAGACGCTTGGCACCTGCGCCAAAGGCGAGATCGGCATCGATGAACTGCAAAACATGATGGCCGGCGGCAAGGAACTGCAGACCCTGTCCGACGAGCTCGGCGGAACGATCTAACCTCGAACGGGATATTGATGATGACAACGGCCCTTGAGACCGCGGGACCCTTCACCTTGGCGGTTTGCGCGGAGATGGTGTTCCGCTCGCTACCTGTGCTCGATCGCCTCGCGCGGATCACCGAACTTGGCTTCGCCGCCGAGATCTGGGACTGGACGAAGCACGACATCGCCGCGCTTGCCAGGTCTGGAGCCTCGTTTTCCTCGATGACCGGCTATGTGACAGGCACGCTCGCCGATGACGCGGGCGCGGACGAGCTGATCAGGACGGCGAAACTCTCCATACCGGTCGCCAAGGAGCTGAATTGCCCGCGGCTCAACCTTCATGGCACGGGGCTCGACGGGCAGGGGCTGCCGGTCGTCAAGTCCGAAGACGTGACCGGCCAAATGTGGCTCAAGGCCCGCGATACGCTCAATCGCATCGCCGACCTTGGCGAGCAGGAAGGCGTGACCTTCGTGCTCGAGAACCTCAACGAGGCTGTCGACCACCCGAAAACACCGTTTGCCAAGGCGGCCGACACGATCGCGCTCGTCGCGTCGGTCAACCGGCCGTCGCTCAAGCTCAACCTCGACCTCTACCATGCGCAGATCGGCGAAGGGAATCTGATCGAGCTCTGCCGCCTTGCGCTTCCCCACATCGGGGAGATCCAAGTGGCCGATGTTCCCGGCCGCAACGAACCGGGTACCGGAGAAATCAACTACCCCGCCATCGCCCGCGCCCTCTACCAGATGGGCTACCGCGGCGTCATCGGCATGGAGGCCTGGCCGTCGGGCGACGACGAGCTCGCGCTCAGTCACTTCCGCCAGGCTTTCACCTGCTAGGCCACCCTTTTCTCGTCAATTGAATTTCGGAGTATCAAATGCCTGCCCAACGCCCCGTGAACATCGCCCTGATCGGAGCTGGCCGCATCGGTTCCTTCCACGCTGAAACCGTTGTGCGTCGGCTTGTCGACGCAAATCTGGTCGCGATCGCCGATCCGGCCGAGGGCGCGGCGCAGGCACTCGCCAGAAATCTGGACGTGCCAACCGCCGCGACCGACGTCTCGGCGGTGCTCGCCGACCCGGCGGTCGAAGCCGTCATCATTGCATCGCCGGCACGCTTCCACACCAGCCTCGCCGTTCAGGCGGCCGTGGCCGGCAAGGCCGTCTTCTGCGAAAAGCCTATGGCACTGACCCTCGAAGAGGCCGATCGCGCCATCGCCGCCGCGTCCAGCGCTCGCGTGCCGCTCCAGGTAGGCTTCAATCGCCGCTGGGATCAGGCTTTCGCCGAAGGACGCGCCGCGATCGATGCGGGCAAGGTGGGTACGCCGCAATTGATCCGGTCGCTGACGCGCGATCCCGGCCCTTATGGCGGCAATCCGGAAAAGACGCCACGGTGGACGATCTTCTACGAGACGTTGATGCACGACTTCGACACGCTTGTCTGGCTCAACCCCGCAGCTCGGCCGGTCTAGGTCACGGCAATCGCCGATGCGCTCGTGCGCCCCGATGCCAAGGACAAAGGCTTCCACGACACGGCCGTCGTCACAATCCGCTTCGACAACGGGTCGATCGCCGTAGCCGAAGCCAATTTTTCCGCCCTGTACGGCTACGATATTCGCGGCGAAGTCTTCGGTTCGGGCGGCATGATCACCATGGGCGACGTGCGCCGCTCGAGCATGACCCTCTTCGACAAAAACGGCGTCTCCAGCGATACGTGGCGGCGCGACACCGATCATTTCGTGCACGGCTACACCGCGCAGCTTGCCTCCTTCGTAGGCGCGGTTCGCAGCGGCGTGGTCAAAGGGCCGACCGGTCAGGACGCGCGCACCGCGCTTGCGATCGCTCTGGCATGCATCAAGTCGGTGGAAGAGCGGCGCACCGTGTCGATGAGCGAGATCTGAAGGATTGCGCGAAGGTGGTGGGACATGTCGGTTTCAGATCACGGCACCAATCGGTCGGCGACCTTTGCGGATCTGAAAGGAGGGATTGCTTGTCGCGAGCTCGTTTTCCCGCCGCAAGTCGAAAAACTCGCCGCCGTCGCCTTTGCGCGTCCTGAACTTCTGGCTTTCGACAGTGCGCTCGAGATTGCTGCCAGCGCCGGCGTCTCGAAGACGACCGTCGCCAGGTTCGCCAGGCTTCTCGGCAAGCGCAGCCTGAAGGAGGCAAGAAGCGTTTTCCGCGAGGAACTCCGACGGCGTCACGAAGCGGACGCTAGGCGGGCAGGTCAGTAGCTGCCATAGCGACAGGTCGATCACTTCCTTTCAGCAATATCAGGCTTCGGTGATCACGCAGTCACCGCCCGGTTGGGTGACGATTTCGTCGTGCGTCAGTCTGCCGCCGGCTGCCATGAATCGATGATGATTTGAATCGGAAAGGTGCACAGAGTGTCAGCGCGCAACCGCGTCGACATTCTCGTCGTTCCGGCTGACGAGGAACAGCCCGTGGCGCGCGCGCTGAACACAGTCTGAGTGGTCCGCAAGCTGCTGGGGCCGCTGCCGCACCTTACTTCGGCAACTTGGCGCCCCGCTTGCGCTGGACCAGCACGAGTGTTGCGTCATCCGGGTCAGTCGTGACTGTGAAGCCCATCTCGCGCTCGAGCTCGATTGCTGCGTGGTTTTCCCGGTTTTCGATCGACTCGATCATGTCGAGACCCTGCTCATCCGCGTGGCGGGCAATGTGGGCGAGCAACTCCCAACTGACACCCAGGTGCTTGCGGTCGTCGCGAATGCAGATTGCGACCTCGCCACGCCGGTCGGCCGGATCGCTGGCGAGCGTCGCTACCGCGATCAACATTCCGTCTGGTGCAAATGCAAGGAAGTTATGGATATGAGCATCATCCGAGCGCGTCATGGCAACCAGCCGTTCGTGCGAAACTTCCCGCACGGCGCCGAGAAAGCGGAAGCGCAGATCTTCAGGCGTCACATGGGTGAAAAACTCAGCCAATGCCGGCTCGTCCTCGGGGCGCGCGCCGCGCACTTGGAAACGGAATCCCGTGTGGGTGGTGAGCGTCTTGTTCATTGCATCTGATCCTTGGTCTGTGGTCAGGCTTCATCGCAGCGGCGAGGGCGGTTATTCGCCCATGTCCAAAAGCACGTCCTGCTTGAGGATTTCGATGCTGCGCAGGCCGAGCAGGCGAATGACGCCTTTGTCCTTCAGGCGGGTGAAGACCCGCGACACGGTCTCGATGGTGAGGCCGAGATAGTCGCCAATATCCAGGCGCGACATCGGCAATTCGACCTGGCGCAAGCCGCCCTGGCGTTCCGTCATGTCGACCAGGAATGCGGCGACCCGTTCGATGGCGTTCTGGCGGCCGAGGACCAGAAGATGCTCCTGGGCTCTGATCAAACCCTTGAGCGCCAGCGGCAGCAACTGGCGGGACATGTCCGTGGCCGCGGCGATCCGGACAACGCGGATACCGGTCGCGTTGATTGCCTCTGCGAAGAAATGATGCGTGGCGTCGGCCTCGAAGCCAAAAGTCTCTCCGGCCATATGAAAGGCGCTGATCTGCCTGCGGCCGTCAGCCAGCAGCCGGTACACACGCACGGCGCCGAACTCGACCTGGTAAAGAGGCCCGGCCTTTTCGCCCTGGGCGTAGATCTCCGTGCCGGCCGGGAAGAAGCTGACTGGTTGCGCCGTAGCCCCGTCGAGGAGAGCGAAAGGGCTCGGCTGTGTCGGCAGTTCAATCTTGGCGATCTGTCGAGCGTACATGGCTGTCTCCCCGGTTGGTCCGTGACACAGCAATCGCGCGAATCCGCAGATCGCGAAATTCGGTTATGTCCCTAAGGGATACTACCTAGTCAGTTCAGCCCGATTCGATGCACTGGCGACTGCATGGCCTTCCAGGGCCGCCCAATTTTGCAGAACTTGACGCACACACCTTGTCGAGCGTCTTCGACCATGGCTAGTTCCGCGATGCCATGCAGCCGGCCGATTGAGGAAATCGGCGTAAGGCAGGGCAGGCTCCGACCCTCGCGCCAGCCGTGCTGGCGGACGTCACCCACGCTTGGCTTTGGCCGTTTTCGTCTCGGGGTCGCAGTAGATGCCGTAGAGCGTCTGGAGTATGCGTTCCACCTCCTCCGAAGCCAGGCGGTAGTAGACCTGCTGGGCGTCGCGGCGGGTGTCGACCAGCTTCAATGCCCTGAGCTTCGACAGTTGCTGCGACAGCGCCGACTGGTTCATCGCGACAAGGTCCGCCAGTTCGTTGACGGATGTCTCGCCGTCCAGCAGGTGGCACAGGATCATCAGCCGTTTTTCATTGGCCATTGCCGCGAGCAGTTCGGATGCCTCGCGCGCCCTCTTGTCCAATTCGGCGACTTTCTTATTGCGCATATGAACACATTAGCATATTAACAGTTGCGCATAATATTAGCCCGATGCTGTCGCCTGTCAAGCCGACGGATCGATGACCCTGCGGGAAATCCACACTGGCAGGATCGTTTGACCCGCATCAAGTCGCAACCGGTCGCAAGGGCGCAAGATGAGCCAATGTCGCTGTCTGCGGCAGCGGCAAACATCGGCTCTGCACGCAAGCACCGCCGCAATGGGAGGATAGAGCATGGCGCATGTTGTGGTCCTGGGTGCCGGGCTGGGTGGTACCATCATGGCCTACGAGCTTCGCGACGAACTGGCGAGCGAACATCAGGTTTCCGTGGTCAACAATGGCAGCCACTATTCATTCGTGCCGTCCAACCCCTGGGTCGCCGTTGGCTGGCGCGACCGGCAAGCGATCGAAATCGACCTTGTTCCGGTGCTGGCGCGGCGCAACATCGGCTTTCATCCGCAAGGTGCCAGGCGCGTTCACCCGGTCGAGCGCACTGTGGAACTCAATGACGGCTCATCCGTCACCTACGACTATCTGGTGATCGCCACCGGCCCCGAACTGGCATTCGACGAGATCGAAGGCTTCGGGCCTGAGCACAATACCCAGTCGGTCTGCCACATCGATCACGCACTCAAGGCCAAGACGGCCTTCGATGCGCTCGTCGCCAAG
Coding sequences within:
- a CDS encoding TIM barrel protein, which gives rise to MTTALETAGPFTLAVCAEMVFRSLPVLDRLARITELGFAAEIWDWTKHDIAALARSGASFSSMTGYVTGTLADDAGADELIRTAKLSIPVAKELNCPRLNLHGTGLDGQGLPVVKSEDVTGQMWLKARDTLNRIADLGEQEGVTFVLENLNEAVDHPKTPFAKAADTIALVASVNRPSLKLNLDLYHAQIGEGNLIELCRLALPHIGEIQVADVPGRNEPGTGEINYPAIARALYQMGYRGVIGMEAWPSGDDELALSHFRQAFTC
- a CDS encoding ATP-binding cassette domain-containing protein; the protein is MADGKTVTSPPVIEVNNIVKHYGSVIALSGVSMKVSQGEVLCLLGDNGAGKSTLIKTLSGVVRPTSGDFLVEGKSVNFNSPRDALDAGIATVYQDLAMIPLMSITRNFFMGREPLKGIPPFRHIDFKHCNAVTHEEMRKIGIDIRDPNQAVGTLSGGERQCVAIARAVYFGAKVLILDEPTSALGVAQTSMVLKYIHQVQQKGLGVIFITHNVRHAYAVGSRFTVLNRGKTLGTCAKGEIGIDELQNMMAGGKELQTLSDELGGTI
- a CDS encoding ABC transporter permease, producing the protein MAQIEQQSAAAAKPDERIRQVGFLTHMMRRPELGAVAGLVLVVVFFFFTADPSMFSLSGLMTILAPASQLGILAVAASLLMIGGEFDLSIGSMVAFTGLIFGALLTNFGQSLWISIVFTLLLAAVMGAVNGQIVIRTRLPSFIVTLAFLFILRGLTLVGLKWATGGSTQLRGIEDVVGDGLLKQVFSGVAFQPLFNWLAEHDLIEKFDNGVPKVTGVPVSVLWFVGITGVATWMLLRTRVGNWIFAAGGDPVAARNSGVPVDRVKTGLFALTACAAALVAIITVLDAGSTDARRGFQKEFEAIIAAVIGGSLLTGGYGSAIGAFFGAIIFGLVSIGLTYTQFDSDWFQVFLGSMLLLAVLFNNFIRRKVTGER
- a CDS encoding ArsR/SmtB family transcription factor, whose product is MRNKKVAELDKRAREASELLAAMANEKRLMILCHLLDGETSVNELADLVAMNQSALSQQLSKLRALKLVDTRRDAQQVYYRLASEEVERILQTLYGIYCDPETKTAKAKRG
- a CDS encoding GNAT family N-acetyltransferase, producing the protein MNKTLTTHTGFRFQVRGARPEDEPALAEFFTHVTPEDLRFRFLGAVREVSHERLVAMTRSDDAHIHNFLAFAPDGMLIAVATLASDPADRRGEVAICIRDDRKHLGVSWELLAHIARHADEQGLDMIESIENRENHAAIELEREMGFTVTTDPDDATLVLVQRKRGAKLPK
- a CDS encoding helix-turn-helix domain-containing protein, giving the protein MYARQIAKIELPTQPSPFALLDGATAQPVSFFPAGTEIYAQGEKAGPLYQVEFGAVRVYRLLADGRRQISAFHMAGETFGFEADATHHFFAEAINATGIRVVRIAAATDMSRQLLPLALKGLIRAQEHLLVLGRQNAIERVAAFLVDMTERQGGLRQVELPMSRLDIGDYLGLTIETVSRVFTRLKDKGVIRLLGLRSIEILKQDVLLDMGE